The following coding sequences are from one Bacillus carboniphilus window:
- a CDS encoding TIGR01440 family protein — translation MDWLKQAQLDWKQILQEFESQVSLNQKKILVIGCSTSEIAGERIGTAGTDQVAEMIFQELKELQGRTGVHLSFQCCEHLNRALVVEEATAEKYGLEPVTVIPVRKAGGAMATFAYKHFQKPVVVESLQAHAGIDIGDTFIGMHLKAVAVPIRVSKKEVGHAHVTLASTRPKLIGGERAVYVDSPENESC, via the coding sequence ATGGATTGGCTAAAACAAGCTCAGCTAGACTGGAAGCAAATTCTCCAAGAATTCGAGTCGCAGGTTTCGTTGAACCAAAAGAAAATCCTGGTCATCGGCTGTAGCACCAGCGAAATTGCGGGTGAACGAATTGGAACAGCGGGAACGGATCAAGTCGCGGAAATGATTTTCCAAGAGTTAAAGGAACTTCAGGGACGGACTGGGGTTCACCTGTCATTTCAATGCTGTGAACACCTAAACCGTGCGCTTGTAGTCGAAGAAGCAACAGCGGAAAAATACGGCTTAGAGCCCGTAACGGTCATCCCTGTTCGAAAAGCGGGAGGCGCCATGGCCACTTTCGCATATAAACATTTCCAAAAGCCGGTTGTAGTCGAATCGCTTCAAGCGCATGCTGGTATAGATATTGGTGACACGTTTATCGGTATGCATTTAAAAGCAGTGGCTGTACCGATTCGAGTCAGTAAGAAGGAAGTGGGACATGCACATGTTACACTTGCTAGTACACGACCGAAGTTGATTGGTGGAGAACGAGCTGTTTATGTGGATTCGCCTGAGAATGAATCGTGTTAA
- the rpiB gene encoding ribose 5-phosphate isomerase B: MKVAIASDHGGINIREEIKALLTELGIEFQDFGCECETSVDYPDYALPVAEKVASGEFDRGILICGTGIGMSISANKVKGIRCALVHDVFSAKATRGHNDSNMLAMGERVIGPGLAREIAKTWLTTEYEGGRHANRIGKISEYEQKNL, encoded by the coding sequence GTGAAGGTCGCAATTGCTTCAGATCATGGCGGTATCAATATCCGAGAAGAAATCAAAGCGTTATTAACCGAATTAGGAATAGAATTTCAAGACTTTGGTTGTGAGTGTGAAACATCCGTAGACTACCCAGACTATGCACTCCCAGTAGCTGAAAAAGTAGCGAGCGGCGAATTCGATAGAGGTATTTTAATTTGCGGAACTGGAATCGGTATGTCCATTTCGGCGAACAAAGTAAAAGGAATCCGCTGTGCGCTTGTTCATGACGTTTTCAGTGCAAAGGCAACTCGTGGACATAATGACAGCAACATGCTAGCGATGGGTGAGCGCGTTATTGGACCGGGCCTAGCACGCGAAATTGCGAAGACCTGGCTTACAACCGAGTATGAAGGTGGACGTCACGCGAACCGAATCGGAAAAATCTCAGAATATGAGCAAAAGAACCTGTAG
- a CDS encoding methyl-accepting chemotaxis protein, with protein sequence MGEHTGYKLSIRRKLVILTFTLAIITYSTSAIFISFLYEPINELIGVSQGTFTLLTLVLGAIWSGILTFIAAGWIVKPIKQLEKAALETASGNLHTEIEVSKSDDEIRALGLAFQTMTTNLREMVKEVGDAANQTGEKVLAISEESLRAADQAESISRTISEISSGAENSASSVQTTVESVEDVVKIAENVRGQAASTKKVSEEMVEDLRTSTAVIESLLKGLGELSKENEQSLAVVQELESHAKKIGQIIKLVGDIAEQTNLLALNASIEAARAGEHGKGFAVVAEEVRQLADESTKAVSDISKLIQSIQGEVRNVVSQITAQVKKAAEETEKGTATQTAMEEMAKTIHEVAESIQSISDLVDQQMEHIQNTSTQSQEVAAIAEETSAGAQEVAAATQEQSNVIRHVETLANELKAQSDKLKQAIAKFQL encoded by the coding sequence GTGGGGGAACATACAGGGTATAAGTTAAGCATTCGAAGAAAGTTAGTCATATTAACATTTACACTAGCGATTATTACATATTCAACAAGTGCTATTTTTATTTCATTTTTATATGAACCAATTAACGAACTAATTGGAGTGAGTCAGGGGACTTTTACCCTGCTTACTCTAGTATTAGGGGCTATCTGGTCAGGGATCTTAACCTTTATTGCAGCGGGTTGGATTGTTAAACCAATTAAACAATTGGAAAAAGCCGCTTTAGAAACGGCATCTGGAAATCTACATACTGAAATTGAAGTATCTAAGTCAGACGATGAAATTCGTGCACTAGGTTTAGCCTTTCAAACAATGACAACAAATCTACGGGAAATGGTTAAAGAAGTAGGAGATGCAGCCAACCAAACGGGTGAAAAAGTTCTAGCCATCTCAGAGGAATCTTTAAGGGCAGCCGACCAGGCAGAAAGCATCTCTCGTACCATCAGCGAAATTTCTTCAGGAGCAGAAAACTCAGCATCTTCTGTTCAAACAACTGTAGAATCGGTTGAAGATGTTGTAAAAATTGCAGAAAATGTTCGTGGACAAGCGGCTTCTACGAAGAAAGTGTCCGAAGAGATGGTAGAAGACTTAAGAACAAGTACCGCTGTCATTGAGTCCTTATTAAAAGGTCTGGGTGAGCTTTCTAAGGAAAATGAACAATCGTTAGCGGTTGTTCAAGAGCTAGAGAGCCATGCGAAAAAAATCGGACAAATCATCAAGTTAGTTGGGGACATTGCTGAACAAACGAACCTTTTGGCGCTAAATGCTTCCATTGAAGCGGCTCGTGCTGGGGAACATGGAAAAGGCTTTGCTGTTGTTGCAGAAGAAGTCCGTCAGCTTGCCGATGAAAGTACAAAAGCCGTTTCTGACATCTCCAAATTGATTCAAAGCATTCAAGGGGAAGTTCGAAACGTCGTCAGTCAAATTACAGCTCAAGTTAAAAAAGCAGCAGAAGAGACAGAAAAAGGAACGGCTACCCAAACCGCAATGGAGGAAATGGCTAAAACGATCCATGAAGTGGCAGAGTCCATCCAAAGCATATCTGATCTAGTCGACCAACAAATGGAACATATCCAAAACACATCCACTCAATCACAAGAAGTAGCCGCAATCGCAGAAGAAACATCAGCGGGAGCACAAGAAGTAGCGGCTGCAACGCAAGAACAATCCAATGTCATCCGACATGTCGAAACACTAGCAAATGAACTAAAAGCGCAATCTGATAAATTGAAGCAGGCGATTGCGAAGTTTCAGTTATAA
- a CDS encoding low molecular weight protein arginine phosphatase, protein MKQILFVCTGNTCRSPMAAAIVKAMDQEGFDVQSAGIFASNGSDASPHTKRVLSENNMECSHSSQPLTEELIEWATHIFTMTEGHKWQIETSFPSAKSKTFTLKEYVGEKGDIMDPFGGDLEVYRMTYSELISLIKKAIKKLENEK, encoded by the coding sequence ATGAAACAGATTTTATTTGTATGTACAGGTAATACATGTCGCAGTCCGATGGCTGCAGCTATTGTAAAAGCTATGGACCAAGAAGGTTTTGATGTGCAGTCCGCAGGGATATTTGCATCAAATGGTAGTGATGCATCCCCACATACGAAACGAGTTCTTTCTGAAAATAATATGGAGTGCTCTCATTCATCTCAGCCACTAACGGAGGAGTTAATAGAATGGGCAACACATATCTTTACAATGACAGAGGGACATAAGTGGCAGATTGAGACCAGTTTCCCGTCAGCCAAAAGCAAGACGTTCACGCTGAAAGAATATGTAGGGGAAAAGGGCGATATAATGGATCCTTTCGGCGGAGATCTAGAAGTCTACCGCATGACGTATTCAGAATTAATTAGTCTTATAAAAAAAGCAATAAAAAAACTAGAAAATGAGAAGTAA
- a CDS encoding manganese efflux pump MntP family protein, with amino-acid sequence MAFALGMDAFSIGLGMGMIKLRLKQIVLIGLTVGLFHVWMPLLGMMAGRYLSDTFGQVASYAGGLLLIILGLQMFWASFQAEESSPIRPVGMGLMVFALSVSLDSFSVGLTLGIYGAKTIVAVICFGLAATLLTWIGLLLGRKVQGLLGQYSEALGGSILFVFGIKLLLPI; translated from the coding sequence ATGGCTTTTGCTTTAGGAATGGACGCATTTTCCATTGGACTTGGAATGGGAATGATCAAACTAAGGCTAAAGCAAATAGTATTGATAGGCCTAACGGTCGGTTTATTTCATGTATGGATGCCCCTACTTGGAATGATGGCGGGCAGATATTTATCGGATACATTCGGACAAGTTGCAAGCTATGCAGGAGGACTTTTGCTCATAATATTAGGCTTACAAATGTTCTGGGCAAGTTTTCAAGCAGAGGAATCCAGCCCAATTCGACCTGTGGGTATGGGTCTAATGGTGTTTGCCCTTAGCGTTAGCTTAGATAGCTTTTCGGTTGGCCTTACCTTGGGGATCTACGGGGCTAAAACCATTGTTGCAGTGATCTGTTTTGGACTAGCGGCTACATTGTTAACCTGGATTGGATTACTTTTGGGACGAAAAGTACAGGGGCTACTGGGACAATATAGTGAAGCACTGGGTGGTAGTATCCTTTTTGTGTTTGGCATTAAATTATTACTACCCATTTAA
- a CDS encoding L-threonylcarbamoyladenylate synthase, whose protein sequence is MGTSLWIVDSSVDDLWGNPQIKDAAHQIRKGEVVAFPTETVYGLGANALDSTAVKKIFEAKGRPSDNPLIVHIAEKDQLRELVDEVTPVGEKLMNAFWPGPLSLIFKKKEGVFSELVTAGLDTVAIRVPEHPVAIALLKEADVPVAAPSANRSGRPSPTTAKHVLDDLHGRIKGVVDGGETGYGLESTVVDCTGDIPIILRPGSITAEDIRELIGEVLVDPALKDEKEAPKSPGMKYRHYAPEHPLFLVEGPIQLLQEFVDRFNQEGKRVGVLSTQENHQNITADATIVIGSEEELSSVAHSLYDTLRKSDQLNVDILLSQTFPEKGVGQAIMNRLRKAAGNQVLTEENLKK, encoded by the coding sequence ATGGGGACAAGTCTGTGGATTGTGGATAGCAGTGTGGACGATTTGTGGGGAAATCCACAAATTAAGGACGCTGCCCATCAAATTCGTAAGGGAGAAGTGGTAGCTTTTCCGACAGAAACGGTATACGGATTAGGGGCGAATGCCTTAGATTCCACCGCAGTAAAGAAAATTTTTGAAGCAAAAGGAAGGCCAAGTGATAATCCACTTATTGTCCACATTGCTGAAAAAGATCAGCTTCGTGAACTGGTAGATGAAGTAACTCCGGTTGGGGAAAAACTGATGAATGCATTTTGGCCAGGTCCTCTTTCTTTAATTTTTAAAAAGAAAGAAGGCGTATTTTCTGAGCTTGTAACGGCGGGGCTGGATACGGTAGCCATTCGTGTACCAGAGCACCCTGTTGCGATCGCATTATTAAAGGAAGCGGATGTACCAGTTGCAGCACCAAGTGCTAATCGATCCGGTAGACCCAGCCCAACAACAGCTAAGCATGTGTTAGATGATCTACACGGGCGAATTAAAGGCGTTGTAGATGGAGGAGAAACCGGATATGGCTTGGAATCCACAGTTGTGGACTGTACGGGGGATATCCCGATTATCCTGAGACCCGGAAGTATTACCGCAGAAGATATCCGCGAGCTGATAGGAGAAGTTCTAGTAGACCCTGCACTAAAGGATGAAAAAGAAGCGCCAAAGTCACCGGGAATGAAATACCGTCACTATGCGCCGGAGCACCCATTATTTTTAGTAGAGGGACCCATTCAACTGCTCCAGGAATTCGTGGATCGTTTTAACCAAGAGGGTAAGCGGGTTGGAGTATTATCAACTCAAGAGAACCACCAAAACATAACGGCAGACGCAACCATTGTAATTGGAAGTGAAGAAGAGCTATCCAGTGTAGCCCATTCCTTATATGACACCCTCAGAAAAAGCGACCAACTCAATGTGGATATCTTACTCAGTCAAACATTCCCTGAAAAAGGAGTCGGACAAGCCATCATGAACCGACTGCGAAAGGCCGCGGGGAATCAAGTGTTAACTGAGGAAAATTTGAAAAAATAA
- the spoIIR gene encoding stage II sporulation protein R, giving the protein MKAKILAGSYIFLLVVGTLVSLYIPKNDAVANEAVVIPNEAIRLRILANSDSEKDQLVKEKVRDEVNKAITAWVEDLTSLDAARDTIKGNLPEIERIAQRVLKEEGSQHSIKVDFEKVQFPTKLYGEFLYPAGEYEAVLITIGEGTGANWWCVLFPPLCFVDFSNGVATSPGFEDDPVEKEEDTKEKTVKLSKADKKEKKDPVYVEEKEEEVEVRFFIVDFFKSIF; this is encoded by the coding sequence ATGAAAGCCAAAATTCTAGCGGGATCTTATATTTTTCTATTAGTAGTAGGGACTCTTGTTTCTTTATATATTCCAAAAAATGATGCGGTAGCCAACGAGGCGGTAGTGATACCGAATGAAGCGATTCGCCTCCGCATTCTAGCAAATAGTGATTCAGAAAAAGATCAACTTGTAAAAGAAAAGGTTAGAGATGAAGTCAACAAGGCGATTACAGCTTGGGTTGAGGATCTAACTTCGCTAGATGCGGCGAGGGATACGATCAAAGGGAATTTACCCGAGATTGAGAGAATTGCACAAAGAGTGTTAAAAGAAGAAGGAAGTCAACATTCTATTAAAGTAGATTTTGAAAAAGTTCAGTTCCCGACGAAATTGTACGGTGAGTTTCTATATCCGGCTGGTGAGTACGAAGCGGTACTTATCACAATCGGTGAGGGTACCGGTGCAAACTGGTGGTGTGTATTATTCCCTCCTCTATGCTTTGTCGATTTCTCAAATGGTGTAGCAACCTCACCTGGGTTTGAAGACGACCCTGTGGAAAAAGAAGAAGATACAAAAGAAAAGACTGTAAAACTATCAAAGGCTGATAAAAAAGAGAAGAAAGACCCAGTGTATGTGGAAGAGAAAGAGGAAGAAGTAGAAGTACGATTCTTCATCGTAGACTTCTTTAAGTCTATCTTTTAA
- the prmC gene encoding peptide chain release factor N(5)-glutamine methyltransferase: MSETKVMEALTWASSFLHVHGRDANAGEWLMQHVHNWTRSKLFYHMRDPIADEKVELFKQLVKEHCKGTPVQYLMGYAEFYGRDFDVNENVLIPRPETEELIEGILQRTDKLFPKNQVLRVVDIGTGSGAIAITLKKERPHWEVYAVDISQDALDVAKANSRKLEADITFLEGDLLSPFEGKGTRFDCIVSNPPYIPDRDREDMSVVVTDHEPHLALFAGEDGLDIYRKLIPQAIGLLSTPGCIGLEIGHGQGEAVANLFKEVNAEFNASVELDINGKERMVYLEVE, encoded by the coding sequence ATGAGTGAAACAAAAGTAATGGAAGCCCTCACTTGGGCTTCTTCTTTTTTACACGTTCATGGTCGAGATGCCAATGCTGGTGAATGGCTCATGCAGCATGTTCATAATTGGACAAGGTCAAAGCTTTTTTATCACATGAGAGACCCTATTGCCGATGAGAAAGTAGAGTTATTCAAGCAGCTAGTGAAGGAACATTGTAAGGGGACTCCCGTTCAATATTTAATGGGATACGCCGAATTTTACGGTCGAGACTTTGATGTGAATGAGAATGTACTGATTCCCCGTCCAGAAACAGAGGAACTGATTGAAGGAATTCTGCAAAGAACGGACAAACTTTTTCCGAAAAATCAGGTGCTTCGCGTTGTCGATATTGGAACGGGTAGCGGGGCTATTGCGATTACCTTAAAAAAGGAGAGGCCACATTGGGAGGTATACGCTGTGGACATTTCACAGGATGCCCTGGATGTTGCGAAGGCGAATAGTCGTAAGCTTGAAGCGGATATTACATTTTTGGAAGGTGACCTGCTTTCACCGTTTGAGGGCAAGGGTACGAGATTTGATTGTATCGTCTCTAATCCACCCTATATCCCGGATCGAGACAGGGAGGACATGTCTGTGGTTGTAACCGATCACGAGCCACACCTTGCCCTCTTTGCGGGTGAAGACGGACTAGACATATATCGAAAGTTAATTCCGCAGGCGATTGGTTTACTTTCCACACCGGGCTGCATCGGTTTAGAAATCGGGCATGGTCAAGGGGAAGCTGTCGCGAATCTGTTTAAAGAGGTCAATGCTGAGTTTAATGCTTCAGTTGAATTAGACATAAACGGGAAAGAACGAATGGTTTATTTAGAGGTGGAATAG
- the prfA gene encoding peptide chain release factor 1 — protein MFDRLQAVEDRYERLNELLSDPEIVNDPKKLREYSKEQSDIQETVQVYREYKEAKEQFNEAKAMLEEKLDAEMREMVKEEIDELEDRLEELEARLKILLIPKDPNDDKNVIFEIRGAAGGDEAALFAGDLYRMYSRYAEAQGWKTEVIEASSTGVGGYKEIIFMINGNGAYSKLKYENGAHRVQRVPETESGGRIHTSTATVACLPEAEEVEVDIHEKDIRVDTFASSGPGGQSVNTTMSAVRLTHIPTGTVVSCQDEKSQIKNKEKAMKVLRARVYDKFQQEARAEYDQQRKSAVGTGDRSERIRTYNFPQNRVTDHRIGLTIQKLDQILQGRLDEVIDALIMEDQSSRLENADL, from the coding sequence GTGTTTGATCGTCTACAAGCAGTTGAAGACCGATATGAACGTTTAAATGAGCTTTTAAGTGATCCTGAAATCGTAAATGATCCAAAAAAGCTTCGCGAATACTCAAAGGAACAGTCTGATATCCAGGAAACAGTTCAAGTGTATCGCGAATATAAAGAGGCTAAAGAGCAATTTAATGAAGCGAAAGCCATGCTTGAAGAAAAGTTAGATGCGGAAATGAGAGAAATGGTAAAGGAAGAGATTGATGAGCTTGAAGATCGTCTAGAAGAGCTCGAAGCTCGTCTGAAAATACTATTGATCCCGAAAGATCCGAATGATGATAAAAACGTTATTTTTGAAATTCGTGGTGCTGCCGGAGGGGACGAAGCTGCCCTATTTGCAGGAGACCTTTACAGAATGTACAGCCGTTATGCAGAAGCGCAAGGCTGGAAAACAGAAGTGATTGAGGCAAGCTCAACGGGTGTCGGTGGTTATAAAGAGATTATCTTTATGATTAACGGGAACGGTGCTTACTCAAAACTGAAGTATGAAAACGGAGCACACCGCGTTCAACGTGTCCCTGAAACGGAATCCGGTGGTCGTATCCATACATCGACTGCAACAGTAGCTTGTCTTCCAGAGGCGGAAGAAGTAGAAGTCGATATCCATGAAAAAGATATCCGTGTAGATACATTTGCATCCAGTGGACCTGGAGGACAAAGTGTAAACACGACAATGTCTGCTGTTCGTTTGACTCACATTCCGACTGGGACGGTTGTTTCCTGTCAAGATGAGAAGAGCCAAATCAAGAACAAGGAAAAAGCGATGAAGGTTCTACGTGCACGTGTGTATGATAAGTTCCAACAAGAGGCACGAGCGGAATATGATCAGCAAAGAAAATCTGCAGTAGGTACGGGAGACCGTTCAGAACGTATTCGTACGTACAACTTCCCGCAAAACCGTGTAACCGACCACCGTATCGGTCTAACGATCCAAAAGCTTGACCAAATTTTACAAGGTCGTCTAGATGAAGTCATTGACGCTTTGATCATGGAAGATCAATCAAGCAGGCTGGAGAATGCAGATCTATGA
- a CDS encoding alanine--glyoxylate aminotransferase family protein — protein MLSDQQFLRIPGPTPIPPSVQRAILQPMIGHRDEETKMLLQTIRPRLKPIFGTEQEVLILAGSGTSGLETAVVNTTQPHDEVLVLVTGAFGERFAQICEAHQLVTHRMEAPPGEAIAPEHVKAFLSANPSIKVVFATFCETSTAVLNPIQELAQVVQQNSDALLVVDGVSCVGGVETKMDDWGIDVLVTGSQKALMLPPGLTFIAVSDRAWDRVHHNPRPRFYFDLKKYHDNLVKDSTPFTPAVSLLFGLDQVLNLVEEEGVKQVFTRHQLMMKMTRSACHALQLPLLTTDQSASPTVTAVYPRDFQANELRHVLLKEFGLNLAGGQQELKNKIFRIGHMGYCSLADVLQTISLLELGLARLGVGREAGVGSAAAQLTFLNGGKTE, from the coding sequence ATGTTATCTGATCAACAGTTTTTACGAATTCCCGGTCCAACGCCTATTCCACCAAGTGTTCAACGTGCAATATTGCAACCGATGATTGGCCATCGTGATGAAGAAACAAAGATGCTCCTACAAACTATTCGCCCAAGACTTAAGCCCATTTTCGGCACCGAACAAGAGGTCCTAATTTTAGCTGGTAGTGGAACCTCTGGATTAGAAACGGCTGTCGTTAATACAACCCAACCTCATGATGAAGTTCTCGTTCTAGTCACCGGAGCATTCGGTGAACGATTTGCTCAAATTTGTGAAGCCCATCAATTGGTGACTCACCGCATGGAAGCTCCTCCGGGTGAAGCGATCGCTCCCGAGCATGTCAAAGCATTTTTAAGTGCGAATCCTTCTATAAAAGTTGTGTTTGCTACCTTTTGTGAGACTTCCACAGCAGTACTCAATCCCATTCAGGAGTTAGCACAAGTTGTTCAGCAAAACTCGGATGCACTTTTAGTAGTAGATGGGGTCTCATGCGTTGGCGGAGTCGAAACGAAGATGGATGATTGGGGTATCGATGTACTCGTTACAGGCTCACAAAAAGCATTGATGCTGCCTCCCGGTTTAACTTTTATAGCAGTAAGTGACCGAGCATGGGACCGAGTCCATCATAATCCACGACCTCGGTTTTATTTCGACCTAAAAAAGTACCATGACAATCTAGTGAAAGACTCTACACCATTCACTCCCGCTGTATCTCTGTTATTCGGACTGGATCAAGTGCTGAATCTTGTAGAAGAAGAGGGGGTAAAACAGGTTTTTACCCGACACCAATTGATGATGAAGATGACTAGATCTGCCTGTCATGCACTCCAACTCCCTCTCCTCACCACAGACCAATCAGCATCGCCAACTGTCACTGCTGTCTATCCAAGGGACTTCCAAGCGAATGAACTTCGACACGTGTTACTAAAAGAATTCGGACTGAATCTAGCTGGCGGACAGCAGGAGTTGAAAAATAAAATTTTCAGGATCGGCCATATGGGATATTGCTCACTAGCTGATGTTTTACAAACTATTAGTCTATTGGAGTTAGGGTTAGCTCGACTTGGAGTTGGACGTGAAGCCGGAGTCGGAAGTGCAGCCGCACAGTTAACTTTTCTAAATGGAGGGAAAACAGAATGA
- the serA gene encoding phosphoglycerate dehydrogenase produces MTLRILISDPLSDEGLHALHQDDRIEVTVSTELSVDELLHCIGEYDALLVRSQTQVTKEVLRQASKLKVIGRAGVGVDNIDLDAATEHGVLVVNAPDGNTNSAAEHTMAMLMALARKIPQAYAALKEHRWDRKSFVGVELKNKTLGIVGLGRIGAEVAERAKGQKMNVIAYDPYLTEEKAEKMGIQYGCLEDVLGAGDFITVHTPLLKETKHLINHKAFSQMKDGVQIVNCARGGIIDEEALYEAILSGKVAGAALDVFEEEPVQNYKLLELPEVIATPHLGASTVEAQENVAIDVCRDVLQILTGGLAKNPVNFPSVPAEVMKRIEPYFHLSEKIGAFISRLTDEAVEEVCIYYSGELADLDTAPLTRNTVKGLLRRYMGEHVNDVNAHFLAQKKGIVIIEHKSSSTKGFTNLLTVEIKTKSGARKVAGTLLSGLGARIVKVDDYSVDVKPSGHLILIQHKDQPGAIGRVGSLLANFDINIATMQVGRLDVGGSAIMMLTIDRQAEGHVVDELRRLTDIFAVIAIDL; encoded by the coding sequence ATGACATTACGCATTTTGATTAGTGATCCATTGAGTGATGAAGGGCTTCATGCACTACACCAGGATGACCGGATTGAAGTAACGGTTTCTACGGAATTGAGTGTGGATGAGTTACTACATTGTATTGGCGAGTATGATGCGCTGCTCGTTCGTAGTCAGACACAAGTAACAAAAGAGGTACTTAGACAGGCCAGCAAGCTGAAAGTTATTGGGCGAGCTGGTGTAGGCGTCGATAATATTGATTTAGATGCAGCTACCGAACATGGGGTTCTTGTAGTAAACGCTCCGGATGGAAATACGAACTCAGCCGCAGAACATACGATGGCAATGCTCATGGCGTTAGCACGAAAAATCCCACAAGCTTACGCTGCCCTAAAGGAGCACCGCTGGGACCGCAAGTCCTTTGTTGGAGTGGAATTGAAAAATAAAACACTCGGGATTGTAGGACTTGGCCGGATAGGGGCTGAGGTCGCTGAACGAGCCAAAGGGCAAAAAATGAATGTCATTGCATATGACCCCTATTTAACGGAAGAAAAAGCTGAAAAAATGGGGATCCAATATGGGTGCTTAGAGGATGTTTTGGGGGCTGGGGATTTTATAACCGTCCATACCCCATTGTTGAAGGAAACGAAGCACTTAATTAACCATAAGGCATTTAGTCAGATGAAAGATGGCGTTCAAATCGTGAATTGTGCACGGGGTGGCATTATTGACGAAGAAGCCTTATATGAAGCTATTCTTTCTGGAAAAGTAGCCGGTGCAGCATTAGATGTATTTGAAGAGGAACCTGTCCAGAATTATAAACTTTTAGAATTACCTGAAGTGATTGCCACTCCTCACCTCGGGGCCAGTACCGTGGAAGCTCAGGAAAATGTGGCGATAGATGTTTGTCGGGATGTCCTCCAAATTTTAACGGGGGGCTTAGCAAAAAATCCTGTTAACTTCCCTTCTGTACCAGCTGAAGTGATGAAACGAATCGAACCGTACTTTCATTTATCCGAGAAAATTGGCGCGTTTATCTCCCGTTTAACGGATGAAGCTGTGGAGGAAGTTTGCATCTATTATTCCGGTGAATTGGCAGATTTAGATACAGCCCCATTAACTCGGAATACTGTAAAAGGTTTGCTACGACGCTACATGGGTGAGCATGTAAATGATGTAAATGCACACTTCCTTGCTCAGAAGAAAGGGATCGTCATTATTGAACATAAATCCTCATCCACAAAGGGCTTCACTAATTTGTTAACTGTTGAGATTAAAACCAAGTCAGGAGCAAGGAAAGTTGCCGGAACTCTTCTAAGTGGGTTAGGAGCTCGAATTGTGAAGGTTGATGACTACAGCGTAGATGTGAAGCCTTCGGGTCATCTGATTTTAATTCAACATAAGGACCAGCCTGGTGCGATTGGGCGGGTTGGAAGCTTGTTAGCGAATTTCGATATTAACATTGCGACGATGCAGGTGGGCCGCTTAGATGTTGGCGGGAGTGCCATTATGATGTTAACCATTGACCGTCAAGCTGAGGGGCATGTTGTGGATGAGTTAAGAAGGTTGACTGATATATTTGCGGTGATTGCGATTGATTTGTAG
- a CDS encoding histidinol-phosphatase — translation MLTDYHVHMHETGDFSVDYLKQYVEKARELGIEELGISEHAYFFWETKEILSNPWVDNRRGLHFHDYLGLFEEANKQGINVKMGIEMDYTPGKEKQMEAFINQYPFDYVIGSVHWIEEWGIDLEIYRHEYEKRDIYKAYEQYFDQIVTLAQSRLFNFVGHIDLIKIFSYKPDDQEFVEAQYDRAVEALAKSGTCIEISTAGLRKPVGEMYPDPLLLKKCYDAGVGIVLCSDAHAPKHVGYAYDQSLELARSVGYEEIQVFSGRKRETHRLG, via the coding sequence ATGCTCACGGATTATCACGTACATATGCATGAGACCGGTGATTTCTCAGTGGACTATTTAAAACAGTACGTAGAAAAGGCTAGAGAACTAGGGATTGAAGAATTAGGAATTTCTGAGCATGCTTATTTTTTCTGGGAAACAAAGGAAATCCTTTCAAACCCATGGGTTGATAACCGACGCGGACTTCATTTTCATGATTATCTTGGGCTTTTTGAAGAAGCAAATAAGCAGGGAATCAACGTGAAAATGGGGATTGAAATGGACTACACGCCTGGAAAAGAGAAGCAAATGGAGGCCTTTATCAATCAATATCCATTTGATTATGTCATTGGTTCTGTTCATTGGATTGAGGAGTGGGGGATTGACCTCGAAATCTATCGCCATGAATATGAAAAGAGAGACATTTATAAAGCATATGAGCAATATTTTGATCAAATCGTCACCCTTGCACAGTCGAGACTTTTTAATTTTGTAGGACATATCGACCTTATTAAAATCTTTTCCTATAAACCGGACGATCAGGAATTCGTGGAAGCTCAGTATGATCGGGCTGTGGAGGCGCTCGCAAAATCAGGAACCTGTATTGAAATCAGTACCGCCGGTCTCCGTAAACCAGTGGGGGAAATGTATCCGGATCCACTGTTGTTAAAAAAGTGCTATGACGCAGGAGTGGGAATCGTCCTGTGTTCTGATGCCCATGCACCGAAGCATGTTGGATATGCTTATGATCAATCGTTGGAACTAGCGAGGTCAGTGGGGTATGAAGAAATTCAGGTGTTTAGTGGGAGGAAGAGGGAGACGCATCGTTTGGGTTAA